In Nocardioides sp. WS12, the DNA window TCCGCAACGAGTCCCGCAAGATCCTCGGCCTCCCGGACCTGCGGGTCTCGGGCATCTGCGTGCGCGTCCCCGTCTTCACCGGCCACTCGCTGGCGATCAACGCGGAGTTCGAGCGGCCGCTGACGGCCGCCCGCGCGACCGAGTTGCTGTCCGGCGCCGCTGGTGTCGAGCTCGCCGAGATCCCGAACCCCCTCGCCGCAGCCGGCAAGGACCCGTCGTACGTCGGCCGGATCCGTCAGGACCCGGGTGTCGACGACAACCGCGGCCTGGCGTTGTTCGTCTCCAATGACAACCTGCGCAAGGGTGCCGCTCTCAACACCGTGCAGATCGCCGAGCTGATCGCCGCCTCGCGGTGACGGGAGATTCACCGGCCGGCCGGTGAATCTCATGCCTGGACGAGGAAGGTTCGTCGTCCAGGCATGAGTTTCGTCGTCCAGCCCCAGCGCAGTATCAGGCGTCTGTTGGTTCGACGAACGTCTTGGTGACCCAGACCGAGGCGAGATAGCCGCCGATGCTCAGGACCGGAATGATGATCAGCATCGACCAGCTGTCGAGCAGGTCGATCAGGAACAGCAGGGCCACCACGGCCACCAGGCCGACTGCGAGGAAGCTGCTGCTGCCGGGGTCGGGGATGAGGAAGACCTTCAGCAGGGCACTGCCGAGCAGCACGCAGAGCGCGAAGGTGGCGATCAGCAGCAGGAAGCCCGGGCCCCCGCCGCACGAGGACGTGCCCCGGACGGCCTCGCAGCCACGCAGCGACAGCCAGGTCAGCGCGACCATCGTGGCGCCCACGGCGAACCCGGTGAGGGCTGCGGCGCGGTAGAGCGTCAGCAGCGGCCCCTGGGCCAGCTGGGAGATCTCGGCGTCCTCGGTGGCCGCCGTGGTCGTCGCCACCGGCTCCGGCTCAACAGGCTTCGGGGCCGGCTTCGCGGCGGCGGGCTTGGGCGCCGGCGTCGGCTCAACAGGCTTCGCTGCCACGGGAGCAGGTTCCGGTTCGGGCTCGGGTTCGGGCTCGGGTTCGGGTTCCGGCTCCGGTTCGGGCTCCGGTTCGGGTTCGGGCTCCGGTTCGGGTTCCGGCTCCACGGCCTCCAGGACCGCGGTCGGCTCTTCGAGCGCGGGCTCCTCGACGACCGCTTCCGTGGCCACGGGGACCTCGGCGGTCGGGGGCGTCGGACGAGTGGCGGCCGCGGGGCTGGCTGCCGTGCTGGGCTCTGCGGGCGCGTCGGACTTCTCGGCCGGCTTCTTCTTGCGCCCGAACAACTTGGGCGGTTCCAAGCTGAGCTTCAGCTTGTCCTGCTCGTCTGACATGGCGTGCAGTCTGTCACGAAGGGCTGGCGTGGGGTGGCAACACCCACGCAGGGGTCCGACACGCCGTTGACCCGCGCTCAGCACGCATCTGGTGCGGGCTGAGCGCGGGGAAGAGCCCCGGCGGGGCCCAGACCGGCAAAAGCAAGGGACCCGAACCCACTTCCGTGGGTCCGGGTCCCTTACCGATGTCCTGAGACATCACATGGTCGGGCTGACAGGATTTGAACCTGCGGCCTCTTCGTCCCGAACGAAGCGCGCTACCAAGCTGCGCCACAGCCCGCCGATCACCAGCCCCTTGCGGGGACGGCTCACAAGCACGGGAGCATAGCGGAGCCGGGAGGCCGACCTGCAATCGGGAGCCGGGTTGCGGACGGGGTGCCCTAGGCCACGGGCAGCAGGTTGAGGACGACCGCTTCGGGTCGGCAAGCGATCCGGATCCGCGTGTAGGGGTTCGTGCCGATGCCCGCGGAGACGTGCAGCACCGACGATCGAGGATCACCCGGCCGGGAGTCGGCGGGGTGGCGGTGCAGGCCGCGTGCGCGGGCCGGCTCGATGTCGCAGTTGGTGGTCAGCGCACGGGAACCGCCGGGCCAGGGCAGCCGCACCTGGCCGCCGTGCGTGTGCCCGGCGATGATCGCGTCGTACCCGTCGTCGGCGAACTGGTCCAGCACCCGCAGGTACGGCGCGTGGGCCACCCCGATGCGCAGGTCGGCATCCGCTTCCGCCGGTCCGGCGACGGCGGCGAGGTCGTCGTACCCGAGGTGCGGGTCATCGACCCCGGCGAACGCGAAGGTCGTCTCGCCGACGGTCAGCCGCGAACGCCGGTTGGTCAGGTCCAGCCAGCCCGCGCCCGCCATCCCGGCCGTCAGGTCACCCCATGGAAGTTGGGGGACGTCGGTGTGGCGCTTGCCGTCGTCCGGTGTCAGGTAGGCGAACGGGTTGCGCAGGCCGGGCTCGAAGTAGTCGTTGGAGCCGTGGACGAAGACGCCGGGCAGGTCGAGCAGGCCGCCGAGGCTGTCGAGTACGACGGGGACCGCATCGCGGTGCGCCAGGTTGTCGCCGGTGTCGATCACCAGGTCGGGCTCCAGAGCCGCCAGCGACCGCAGCCACTCCTGCTTCCGGGTCTGCCCGGGCGTCATGTGGATGTCGGTGAGCTGCAGGACCCGCAACGGGCGCATTCCGGCAGGCAGCACCCGGACGTCGTAGGTCCGCAGCGTGTACTGACGGGCCTCCCAGACCGCGTACGACGTCACCGCGGCCCCGAGCGCGCCGCCGAGGCCCGCCGTGCGCAGGAGCGCCTGCCCTAATCCCATTCGGCAAGCACATCACACGGCAGGCACAATCAAGGCATGAGCACCCTCAAGGACCGTCTGCGCGCTGACCTGACCACCGCGATCAAGGCCCGTGACGACCTCCGGTCCTCCACCCTCCGGATGGTCCTCACCGCAGTCACCAACGCAGAAGTGGCCGGGAAGGTCGCCAAGGAGCTCACCGACGACGAGGTGCTCAGCGTCCTGTCCAGCGAGGCGAAGAAGCGCCGCGAGGCCGCGGTGGCGTTCGAGGAGGGCAACCGGCCCGAGCAGGCCGCCAAGGAGCGTGCCGAGACGGCTGTGCTCCAGGACTACCTGCCCCAGCAGCTCGGGGTCGAGGAGATCGCAGCGATCGTCACCGCAGCGGTCGAGCAGATCGGCGCGGCTGGTGCCGGCCCCAAGGCCATGGGCCAGGTGATGGGCATCGTGACGCCGCAGGTCAAGGGGCGTGCCGATGGCGCAGCCGTGGCCGCGGAGGTACGGCGCCAGCTGGGCTGAGCCCGTACGTCAGTCGTCGTCGGTGGCGTCGTCGGTGGCGTCGTCCGTGGCGCCGCCGGTGGCGCCACCGGCAGGCGGCCCGCCGCGCTTCTTCTTTTTCTTCGCCGCCTTCGGGCTGCCGTCGGAGATGAAGAGGGTGACCGTGTCACCTGAGCCGAGGTCGGCCCCTGCGCCGGGGGAGGAGTAGGCGACGAGTCCGGCGCGGTAGCCCGAGTCGACCGTGCTGCCACGGGCGACCGTGAAGCCGAGGGCCGCCAGTTCCGAACGCGCGTCTTCGTAGCTTCGGCCGGCGACGTCGGGAATCGGGGTCAGGACGCCCGCGATGTCGGTGGAGGAAGGCCGCTCGAAGTCCTCGTCGTCGAGGTACTGGGCGATCGCCTTGAAGGTGTCCCCCCACAGCGGCCCGGCCGTGGTCGAACCCGACGAGGTGTACAGGGTCCGGCCGCCGACCGACTTGCCGTCCAGGGACTGGGGTTGGCCCGCCTTGTTGATGCCGGCCACCACCGAGGCGCCCGCGAGGTTGGGCGTGTAGCCAGCGAACCAGACCGAGTTGTTGGCGTTGGTCGTACCGGTCTTGCCTGCAGCCGGCTGCCCGGGGCTCAACGCCTGGCCGAAGCCACCGGGGGCGATCACGCCGCGGAGCACGTCGTTGACGGCGTTCGCGACGGGGCTGGCGAGCACCTGCGTGCACGCCTTCTCGTACTTCTTCAGGATGTTGCCGTCGACGTCCTCGATCTGCGTGACCGGACGGGCGTCACAGTGCAGGCCGCGTGCGGCGAAGGTCGAGTAGGCCTCGGCCATCTCCAGCGGGCTCACGCTGGCCACGCCGAGGGTGAACGACGGCACGATGTTCGCCTTGGTCAGGGAGCGGATGCCCATCCGCTTGGCGAGCTTCCACGGCTCGCAGATGCCGACCTCCTTCTCGAGGTTCACGAAGAAGGTGTTGACCGACTTCTGCGTGCCTTCGTAGAGGTTCGGCGAGGCCGACGATCGCGTGGAGTTGCCGGGCGTCCAGATGCCGCTGCTCTGGTAGGGCCCGTCGCAGGTCTCGAACTCGCTCTCGACGAAGCGACCGGGGTTGGGCGCCGGGAACCGCTGACTGAGCGGGATCTTCTTCTGGATCGCGGCGGCGAGCACGAAGGCCTTGAAGGTCGACCCCGGCTGGAAGCCAGCGGCGTCGCCGTACTTCGTGGGCACCGCGTAGTTGAGGAAGGTCTGGCCCTTCTTCTTGCCCATCGGTCGCGACTGGGCCAGCGCTCGGACGTTGCCGCTGCCGGGCTCGATCAGCGCCAGGGCGCCGATGGCCGCGTCGTCCTTGAAGACGTGGGACTTCACCGACGCCTGTGCGGCCTTCTGGAAGCGCATGTCGATGGTGGTCTTGATCGTCAGGCCACCGTTGAAGATCAGCGCCTCGCGCTCGGCGGGCGTCTCGCCCAGTGCGGGGTCGGTCTTGAGCCAGCGCACGACGTAGTCGCAGAAGAACTGCGCACCCGAGTTCACGCAGCCGTTCGGCTGCTCCTGCACCTTGAGCCCGAGCTTGCGCTTCTTCGCGGCGTCGGCCTCGGCGTCCGTGACGACGCTGAGCTGGGCCATCCGGCCGAGCACGATGTTGCGTCGGACCATCGCCTGGGCGGCGTTCTTCGTGGGGTTGTAGGCCTCGGGGCTCTGCACGAGTCCGGCCAGGAGAGCCGCCTGGCGCAGGTCCAGGTCCTTGGCGTTGACGCTGAAGTAGTGCTGGGCGGCGGCCTGGACGCCGTACGCGCCGTCACCGAAGTAGGCGGTGTTGAGGTACCGCTCGAGGATCCAGTCCTTTGTGTGGCGCTTCTCCAGCGCGATCGCGTAGCGCAGTTCCTTGAGCTTGCGACCGTAGGTGTCGTCGGTCGCTGCGGCGCGTTCCTCGTCGGTCTTGGCCTGGTTGATCAGGGTCAGCTTCACCAGTTGCTGCGTGATCGACGAGCCGCCCTGGGCGACGCCGCCGGCGGCCTGGTTGGTGAACAGGGCGCGCACCGTGCCCTTCACGTCGAGCGCACCGTGTTGGTAGAAGCGGTAGTCCTCGATCGCGACGATGGCCTCGACCATCGTGCGCGACATCTGGCGCAGGGGTACGTCGACCCGGTTCTGGTCGTACAGGGTGGCGATGGTGCGCCCGCCCTTGTCCTTGATCTCGGTGCGCTGCGGCAGTTGCTCGGTCGCGAGTTGCTGCGGGAGGTCGTCGACGGACTCGGCCACGTTGCGGGCGGTGAAGCCCAGGACACCGGCAAACGGGATCGCCAGACCCGACACGACGACCCCGAGGACGGCAGACACCAGCAGCATCACGCCGAGATGGGAGGCGATCTTGCCGGGCGGCAGGCCGTCGAACCGGGTACGAGACATGGCCTCAGGGTACGGGACATACCTGTGCGACCCGGACTCGTCGCGAGGTGAACGACGGTAGGACGGGCGCGCTCGACCAAGTGCGGACTAGTCAGATGTGACTAGACAGGTTGGGCAGAACGAGCGGTGTTGGAGAGGGGTCTTCATCCTTTACTTTGTCTAAGTCGAAGAGACCATGCGCTGTGGGGGTGCTGGCTCTTCGGATGTGGGAACCACAAGGGGACAACATGTGGGTAGATGACTGGGCGCCCAGGGCGGCCTGTAGAGAATCGCAGCCGGACCAGCTTTTCGTCCGTGGTGCAGAGCAGAACAAGGCCAAGCAAGTGTGTTCGGGTTGTGCCGTGCGCACCGAGTGTCTCGCTGAGGCGCTCGACAACCAGATCGAGTGGGGCGTCTGGGGCGGAATGACGGAGCGGGAGCGCCGTGCGCTGCTGCGCCGCCGCCCAAGTGCGTCGTGGCGCAAGGTCCTTGAGGACGCGCGCGACGGCCAGGGCGTACCGGCTGTCTGAGGCCTGAACCGGGAGGGTCGCGCGAGCGACCTTCCCGGCCTGTTTCACCCCTGTGCGAGCAGGGTGCCGACCGTGCGCAGCCCATCGAGGTCGTGCACGTCTCCGGCAAGCGCCGGCACGACGACCGTCGACACCTGCGGGTGCGCGGTCGCGAACCGGTCGCGCAGCATGCCCTCGCGCTGCACCATCCGCACCCGGTCCCCGTGGAGCCGGAGCAGTCCGGCCGTCAGCGACCCGGCATCCTGTTGACGCAGCCGCTCCGCTGCCGTCATCGCCTCGTCCGCCGACAGGGCGCCGGCCGGCTCCGGGCTGGCCCGGTTGATCACCAGTCCTGCCAAGGGCATGCCGTCCTCGCTGAGCCGCTCCACGAAGTACTCCGCCTCGCGCAGTGCATCCGGCTCCGGGGCGGCGACCACGAGGAACGCCGTACCGTCGGCCTTGAGCAGCGAGTAGGTCAGTTGCGCGCGCTGGCGGAAGCCGCCGAAGACGGTGTCGAGTGCGGTGACGAAGGTCTGCAGGTCCTTGAGGAACTGGGCGCCCAGGATCTTGGTCATCGCGTTCACGATGAGACCGAAGCCGGCCGACATCAGCTTCGCGGGGCCCTTGGCCGGCGCCATCATCAGCCGGACGAACTTGCCGTCCAGGAAGCTCGACAGGCGTTCGGGGGAGTCCAGGAAGTCCAGCGCTGACCGGGACGGCGGTGTGTCCACGACGATCAGGTCGTAGGTGCCGGCCGCTTGCGAGTCACGGTGCAACTGGCCGAGCTTCTCCATCGCCATGTACTCCTGCGTGCCCGCGAACGAGCTCGACAGTGCGATGTAGAACGGGTTGGCCAGGATCTGCTTCGCCTTCTCCGGGCTGGCCTGGGAGATGACCACCTCGTCGAAGGTGCGCTTCATGTCGAGCATCATCGCGTCGAGGGTGCCCTCGCCCTGGATGCCGCTGACCGGCCGCGGGGTGTTGTCGAGCTCCGCAATACCCATCGACTGCGCGAGGCGGCGAGCCGGGTCGATCGTGAGTACGACGACCTTCCGCCCCCGTTCGGCTGCCCGCAGCGCGAGCGCGGCACTGGTCGTGGTCTTGCCGACGCCGCCGGAGCCGCAGCACACGATGATCCCCGTCGTCGGGTCATCGAGGAGGGCGTCGACGTCGAGAGTGCCGGCCCGCCGGGCGGGCGTGGTGGCGGGGCCGACGCGGGTCTGGCGTTGGGTGCTGCTGCGTGCCATCAGGCCATTCCCTGCGCTCGGAGGTGGGCGGCGAGTTCGTACAGGCCGCCGATGTCGATGCCGCCGGCCATCCGGGGGAGTTCGTAGGACGGCACGTCGAGCTGGGCGACCAGCGCCCGCTGGGAGTCCTCGAGGGCGCGACGCTCGGCGTGGTCGGCTGCCTCGGCGACGAGGTCCTCGACCAGGGTCGGGGTGACCGCGAGGCCCCCTGCCGCGAGGTCCTTCTCGATGGCGGCCTGGTCGAGGCTGCCCGTGCGCGCGGCGGCGAGGTCGTCGGCATCGAGATCCTGGGGCCGGGCGAGGTTCACGATGACGCCGCCGACCGGGAGCCGGTTGGCACCCAGTTCGGCGATGCCGTCGATGGTCTCCTGCACCGGCATCTCCTCGAGCACGGTGACCAGGTGGACCGCCGTACGCGGCGAACGGAACAGGGTCATCATCGTGTCCGACTGCGCCTTGATCGGGCCGACCTTCGCCAGCCCGGCCAGTTCGTTGCTGACGTTGAGGAACTGGCAGATCCGGCCGGTCGGCGGCGCGTCCAGCACGACGTGGTCGTAGTTGATGGCGCCCTTGTTGCGGCTGTTGCGCTCGACGGCCTCGTAGACCTTGCCGGTGAGCAGCACGTCGCGCACGCCCGGCGCGATGGTGGTGGCGAACTCGATGACGCCGAAGCGGTCGAGCGCCTTCCCGGCGCGGCCGAGGCGGTAGTACATGGAGAGGTACTCCAGGAGCGCGGACTCCGCGTCGATGTGCAGGGCGTAGACGACGCCGCGGCCGCCGTCCTCGTCCGGGAGGCCGGTGGTCAGGCGCCGTTCGACGTACGGGAGCGGGTCGACGTCGAACATCCGCGCGATGCCCTGGCGACCCTCGACCTCACACAACAGGACGTTCTTGCCCTTGCGGGCCAGCGCGAGCGCGAGCGCCGAGGCCACGGTCGACTTACCCGTACCGCCCTTGCCGGAGACGATGTGCAGGCGAACCTTCGGCCAATCACTCACCGGGGCAGCGTAGCGACAGGGGAGGCCCGCGGGTGCTGACACGCCCCGTGAACCTCCCCACGCTGGTGTGTTGGCCCGGCTACTCGATCGCGAGTCCCGCCGCGGGCGTCGTACGACCGGCCCGGCGGGCCGGGACCACGGCGGCGAGCAGACCGGCCACCGCTGATGCCGTCACGACCAGGGCCAACTGGGTCCACGGCAGCACCAGACCGGCACCGCTGACGACGGGACCGACCAGGGCCTGCACGCCAGCCCACGCGAACGTCACCCCCAGCGCGGTGCCGAGGACCGTGGCGACCACGGCCAGCAGAACTGCTTCGGTGGCAAGCATTCGTCGGAGTTGGCGGCGGGTCAGGCCCAGTGCGCGGAGCAGGGCGTGCTCGCGACCCCGCTCCAGGACGGACAGGCCGAGGGTGTTGGCGATGCCGACGAGGGCGATGAGCACCGCGATGGCGAGCAGGCCCACGACGCCGCCGGTCACGACGTCCAGCTGGAGGTCGACGTAGGCCCGTCGGGCCAGGCCGTTCTCGAGCCCGGCGTCGATCGGTACGGCGATCGCCTCGAGCGAGCCCGCGAGGTCCTCCGCGTCGGCATCGTCGGCCGCGCGGACCCACAGGGCCTGTACGGACGGATCAGGGGTCAGCAGGTCGAGCGTCGTACGACGGACCAGGGCCGCCTCTCCCCAGCCCTCGCCGCCGACGACCCGGAGCCGCTGCGTCCGGTCGCCCACGGTGACGTCGACGCGGTCGTCGGCCTCGACACCGTCGCCGAGGAGATCCCATGGCACCTGCACCTGGCGGGCGCCCGGTTCGACGAGATCGCCGTGGAGGACTCCGTGCCCGGAGGGCGGTGCGGCGATGACGGGCAGTTGGCCGAGGCCCTGGATCCGGGCGGTCGTGCCGGGTACCGCGGCCGTGGCCTCGACGCCGTCGACGGCCGAGATCCGCTCGACCACGTCGGGAGACAGCGGTCCGGTGCCGGTAATGGCGACGTCGATCGGGTGTTGTTCGTCCATCTTGTCCGCCAGCGCCGATCGCGAGCTGGCCATGCCGGTCAGGACCGCCGTCGTCAGGGTGACGCCGATCAGGAGCGACGCAGCGGTGGCGGCCGTCCGTCGCGGGTTGCGGACGGCGTTCGCTGCCGCCAGGCGACCTGCGGGACCGAGGACTCGGCCGGTGACGCGCCCCAGCGCGCGGATCAGCGCCGGCACGAGCACCGGGCCGGTCAGCAGTACGCCGGCGAAGGTGGTGGCCCCACCCGCGATGAGCGCCGGTGGGCTGGTCACCTCGACCGCCACGGCCAGAGCAAGCGCGCCGACGGCGATCACGAGGCAACCGAGGCCGAGCCGGATCCGGCCGGTGGAGGTGCCGATCCGGGTGCTGTCGTCCGGGCGGAGCGCGGTCAGGGGGCTCACCTTGACCACCCGCCGGGTCGGGAGCCAGGCGGCGACCAGCGTGACGCCGAGGGCGACGGCCGCGGCGACGAGCAGCCAGGCTGCGCCGACCGAGGCCTCACCCATGTGCGCGTCCGGCCACTGCGCCCGCACGAACGCGACCAGGCCGTGGCCCAGGCCCAGCCCCGCGCCGATGCCGATGCCGGCCGCGAGCAGCCCGATCAGGAGGGACTCGAGGCGCACCGTGCGCACGAGCTGGCGCCGGGTGGCTCCCACGCAGCGCAGCAGCGCGAAGTCCCGAGCGCGCTGCGCGAACAGGATCGTGAACGTGTTGTTGATGACCAGCACCGCGACCAGGAGAGCGATGGAGGCGAAGAGCAGCACGATGATCGCGATGAGGTCGACCTCGTTGTTGATCTCCTTCTGGACGAGCTGGGTGAAGGCGTCGACGCTCATCGCCTCCGCCGTCGGTACGACGTCCCGGATTGCCGCGCGTGCCTCACTCAGCCCACCGGGGTCGGCCCACGCGACGCTGCTGACGTAGAGGCTGTCCTCCCACCGGGACAGGTCGCCCCACAGCAGGTAGACCGAGGCCACCGAGAAGGCCGAGGGCGAGTCGGCCAGGCCGACGATCTCGACGTCGAGGGCCTGGCTGCCGGACCCGATCCGGAGCCGGTCGCCGAGGCCGACGTCGGCGACCTTGGCGGCGTTGGTGTCGACCACGGCCTCGCCCGGTCCCGCGGGGAACCGCCCGTCGACGAGCTCCTGCCAGCGCCGGTCGGGCTCATCGGGGACCTGGGCGATGTCGGCACTGCTGTCGACGACCTTGCCGTCGTGGGTGACCTGCTGGAGGGTCCAGCCGATCAACCATGCGTCGGCGCCCACCGCGGGCGCGGCGTCCAGCAGGCGGGTCGCATCCGCAGTGGAGGGCTGGTCGACCACGGCGTCCGCGCCGTCGTACGGGACGGCCACGCCGGCGGTCAGCCCCTCACGTACGGCCGACGACAGGGCCCCGGTGACCACGATGAACACGACGCCGACGACGACCGCGAGCAGGGCGGCGCCGTACCGCCGGGTGTGGGTGCGCAGGGACGCCAGGAGCACGGTGCGCATCAGGCGCCCCGGGCGGCGAGCGCGGCGACGAGGTCCGCGCGCGACGGGTCGTGGAGATGGTGGGTGACCCGGCCGTCGGCGAGAACGACGACGTCATCGGCGTAACCGGCCGCGTCGATCTCGTGGGTGACCATCACGACGGTCTGGCCGAGTTCG includes these proteins:
- a CDS encoding ArsA family ATPase, with the translated sequence MARSSTQRQTRVGPATTPARRAGTLDVDALLDDPTTGIIVCCGSGGVGKTTTSAALALRAAERGRKVVVLTIDPARRLAQSMGIAELDNTPRPVSGIQGEGTLDAMMLDMKRTFDEVVISQASPEKAKQILANPFYIALSSSFAGTQEYMAMEKLGQLHRDSQAAGTYDLIVVDTPPSRSALDFLDSPERLSSFLDGKFVRLMMAPAKGPAKLMSAGFGLIVNAMTKILGAQFLKDLQTFVTALDTVFGGFRQRAQLTYSLLKADGTAFLVVAAPEPDALREAEYFVERLSEDGMPLAGLVINRASPEPAGALSADEAMTAAERLRQQDAGSLTAGLLRLHGDRVRMVQREGMLRDRFATAHPQVSTVVVPALAGDVHDLDGLRTVGTLLAQG
- a CDS encoding GatB/YqeY domain-containing protein; its protein translation is MSTLKDRLRADLTTAIKARDDLRSSTLRMVLTAVTNAEVAGKVAKELTDDEVLSVLSSEAKKRREAAVAFEEGNRPEQAAKERAETAVLQDYLPQQLGVEEIAAIVTAAVEQIGAAGAGPKAMGQVMGIVTPQVKGRADGAAVAAEVRRQLG
- a CDS encoding metallophosphoesterase, which gives rise to MGLGQALLRTAGLGGALGAAVTSYAVWEARQYTLRTYDVRVLPAGMRPLRVLQLTDIHMTPGQTRKQEWLRSLAALEPDLVIDTGDNLAHRDAVPVVLDSLGGLLDLPGVFVHGSNDYFEPGLRNPFAYLTPDDGKRHTDVPQLPWGDLTAGMAGAGWLDLTNRRSRLTVGETTFAFAGVDDPHLGYDDLAAVAGPAEADADLRIGVAHAPYLRVLDQFADDGYDAIIAGHTHGGQVRLPWPGGSRALTTNCDIEPARARGLHRHPADSRPGDPRSSVLHVSAGIGTNPYTRIRIACRPEAVVLNLLPVA
- a CDS encoding transglycosylase domain-containing protein produces the protein MSRTRFDGLPPGKIASHLGVMLLVSAVLGVVVSGLAIPFAGVLGFTARNVAESVDDLPQQLATEQLPQRTEIKDKGGRTIATLYDQNRVDVPLRQMSRTMVEAIVAIEDYRFYQHGALDVKGTVRALFTNQAAGGVAQGGSSITQQLVKLTLINQAKTDEERAAATDDTYGRKLKELRYAIALEKRHTKDWILERYLNTAYFGDGAYGVQAAAQHYFSVNAKDLDLRQAALLAGLVQSPEAYNPTKNAAQAMVRRNIVLGRMAQLSVVTDAEADAAKKRKLGLKVQEQPNGCVNSGAQFFCDYVVRWLKTDPALGETPAEREALIFNGGLTIKTTIDMRFQKAAQASVKSHVFKDDAAIGALALIEPGSGNVRALAQSRPMGKKKGQTFLNYAVPTKYGDAAGFQPGSTFKAFVLAAAIQKKIPLSQRFPAPNPGRFVESEFETCDGPYQSSGIWTPGNSTRSSASPNLYEGTQKSVNTFFVNLEKEVGICEPWKLAKRMGIRSLTKANIVPSFTLGVASVSPLEMAEAYSTFAARGLHCDARPVTQIEDVDGNILKKYEKACTQVLASPVANAVNDVLRGVIAPGGFGQALSPGQPAAGKTGTTNANNSVWFAGYTPNLAGASVVAGINKAGQPQSLDGKSVGGRTLYTSSGSTTAGPLWGDTFKAIAQYLDDEDFERPSSTDIAGVLTPIPDVAGRSYEDARSELAALGFTVARGSTVDSGYRAGLVAYSSPGAGADLGSGDTVTLFISDGSPKAAKKKKKRGGPPAGGATGGATDDATDDATDDD
- a CDS encoding FtsX-like permease family protein; translation: MRTVLLASLRTHTRRYGAALLAVVVGVVFIVVTGALSSAVREGLTAGVAVPYDGADAVVDQPSTADATRLLDAAPAVGADAWLIGWTLQQVTHDGKVVDSSADIAQVPDEPDRRWQELVDGRFPAGPGEAVVDTNAAKVADVGLGDRLRIGSGSQALDVEIVGLADSPSAFSVASVYLLWGDLSRWEDSLYVSSVAWADPGGLSEARAAIRDVVPTAEAMSVDAFTQLVQKEINNEVDLIAIIVLLFASIALLVAVLVINNTFTILFAQRARDFALLRCVGATRRQLVRTVRLESLLIGLLAAGIGIGAGLGLGHGLVAFVRAQWPDAHMGEASVGAAWLLVAAAVALGVTLVAAWLPTRRVVKVSPLTALRPDDSTRIGTSTGRIRLGLGCLVIAVGALALAVAVEVTSPPALIAGGATTFAGVLLTGPVLVPALIRALGRVTGRVLGPAGRLAAANAVRNPRRTAATAASLLIGVTLTTAVLTGMASSRSALADKMDEQHPIDVAITGTGPLSPDVVERISAVDGVEATAAVPGTTARIQGLGQLPVIAAPPSGHGVLHGDLVEPGARQVQVPWDLLGDGVEADDRVDVTVGDRTQRLRVVGGEGWGEAALVRRTTLDLLTPDPSVQALWVRAADDADAEDLAGSLEAIAVPIDAGLENGLARRAYVDLQLDVVTGGVVGLLAIAVLIALVGIANTLGLSVLERGREHALLRALGLTRRQLRRMLATEAVLLAVVATVLGTALGVTFAWAGVQALVGPVVSGAGLVLPWTQLALVVTASAVAGLLAAVVPARRAGRTTPAAGLAIE
- a CDS encoding ArsA-related P-loop ATPase — its product is MSDWPKVRLHIVSGKGGTGKSTVASALALALARKGKNVLLCEVEGRQGIARMFDVDPLPYVERRLTTGLPDEDGGRGVVYALHIDAESALLEYLSMYYRLGRAGKALDRFGVIEFATTIAPGVRDVLLTGKVYEAVERNSRNKGAINYDHVVLDAPPTGRICQFLNVSNELAGLAKVGPIKAQSDTMMTLFRSPRTAVHLVTVLEEMPVQETIDGIAELGANRLPVGGVIVNLARPQDLDADDLAAARTGSLDQAAIEKDLAAGGLAVTPTLVEDLVAEAADHAERRALEDSQRALVAQLDVPSYELPRMAGGIDIGGLYELAAHLRAQGMA
- a CDS encoding WhiB family transcriptional regulator, which encodes MWVDDWAPRAACRESQPDQLFVRGAEQNKAKQVCSGCAVRTECLAEALDNQIEWGVWGGMTERERRALLRRRPSASWRKVLEDARDGQGVPAV